From Lepisosteus oculatus isolate fLepOcu1 chromosome 8, fLepOcu1.hap2, whole genome shotgun sequence, one genomic window encodes:
- the slc39a9 gene encoding zinc transporter ZIP9, with protein sequence MDDFSSISLLSLAMLVGCYVAGTIPLAVNFSEEKLKLITVLGAGLLCGTALAVIIPEGVHALYEEVLDGKHHREHDAQNVEKVVKSGEGSMVAELGEQLHSHEQLHAYIGVSLVLGFVFMLLVDQIGSTHVHATEDPEAGRVTNSKITTTLGLVVHAAADGVALGAAASTSQTSVQLIVFVAIMLHKAPAAFGLVSFLMHAGLERNRIRKHLLVFALAAPVLSMLTFLGLSKSSKEALSEVNATGVAMLFSAGTFLYVATVHVLPEVGGTGHSHAPNGTAEKGLSKLEVAALVVGCLIPLVLSIGHQH encoded by the exons ATGGATGATTTTAGCTCAATTAGTCTTCTTTCGCTGGCGATGCTGGTGGGCTGCTATGTAGCTGGTACCATTCCTTTAGCCGTCAACTTTTCAGAG GAGAAGCTGAAGCTAATAACAGTGCTGGGAGCAGGGCTGCTGTGTGGCACTGCACTGGCGGTGATCATTCCAGAGGGTGTGCATGCACTGTATGAGGAAGTCTTGGATG GGAAGCACCACAGGGAGCATGATGCGCAGAATGTGGAAAAGGTGGTGAAGTCTGGAGAGGGGTCGATGGTTGCAGAGCTGGGTGAACAACTACACAGCCATGAGCAGCTCCATGCCTACATTGGTGTCTCGCTGGTGCTGGGCTTTGTCTTCATGTTGCTGGTGGACCAAATCGGCAGCACCCATGTGCATGCCACAGAGG ATCCAGAGGCTGGGAGAGTGACAAATTCTAAGATCACAACCACTTTGGGGCTTGTAGTGCATGCAGCAG CTGATGGAGTTGCACTGGGAGCTGCTGCCTCTACTTCTCAGACCAGTGTTCAGCTTATAGTCTTCGTTGCCATCATGTTGCACAAG GCTCCGGCCGCCTTTGGTCTGGTGTCATTCCTTATGCATGCTGGATTGGAGCGGAATCGCATTCGGAAACACCTGCTCGTGTTCGCTCTGGCAGCTCCGGTTTTGTCCATGCTTACATTTCTGGGGCTTAGCAAG AGCAGTAAGGAAGCCCTGTCGGAGGTGAACGCCACAGGTGTGGCTATGCTTTTCTCAGCTGGGACCTTTCTGTACGTGGCAACGGTGCACGTCCTGCCTGAGGTGGGTGGCACAGGGCACAGCCACGCTCCCAACGGCACTGCGGAGAAAGGACTAAGCAAGCTTGAAGTGGCCGCTCTGGTGGTGGGGTGTCTTATTCCTTTGGTCCTGTCCATAGGCCACCAGCATTAA